From Panthera uncia isolate 11264 chromosome E1, Puncia_PCG_1.0, whole genome shotgun sequence, one genomic window encodes:
- the SLC25A10 gene encoding mitochondrial dicarboxylate carrier isoform X4, translated as MAAEARVSRWYFGGLASCGAACCTHPLDLLKVHLQTQQEVKLRMTGMALQVVRSDGVLALYNGLSASLCRQMTYSLTRFAIYESVRDHVTTGSQGPLPFYKKVLLGSISGCIGGFVGTPADMVNVRMQNDVKLEPSQRRNYAHALDGLYRVAREEGLKKLFSGASMAASRGMFVTVGQLSCYDQAKQLVLSTGYLADNIFTHFVASFIAGGCATVLCQPLDVLKTRLMNSKGEYKRQPVHCSP; from the exons ATGGCGGCCGAGGCGCGCGTGTCGCGCTGGTACTTCGGGGGGCTGGCCTCGTGCGGGGCCGCCTGCTGCACGCACCCGCTGGACCTGCTCAAG GTACATCTGCAGACGCAGCAGGAGGTGAAGCTGCGCATGACCGGCATGGCGCTGCAGGTGGTGCGCTCCGACGGCGTCCTGGCGCTCTACAACGGCCTCAGCGCCTCCCTGTGCAGACAG ATGACTTACTCCCTGACTCGGTTTGCCATCTATGAGTCCGTGCGGGACCATGTGACCACGGGCAGCCAGGGACCCCTGCCTTTCTACAAGAAGGTGTTGCTGGGTTCCATCAGCG GTTGTATCGGAGGCTTCGTGGGGACCCCTGCAGATATGGTCAACGTCAG GATGCAGAACGACGTGAAGCTGGAGCCCAGTCAGCGCCGAAA CTACGCCCATGCCTTGGATGGCTTGTACCGCGTGGCCCGAGAAG AGGGTCTGAAGAAGCTGTTCTCTGGCGCGAGCATGGCGGCCAGTCGCGGGATGTTCGTCACCGTGGGCCAG CTGTCCTGCTACGATCAGGCCAAGCAGCTGGTCCTCAGCACCGGGTACCTGGCCGACAACATCTTCACTCACTTTGTCGCCAGCTTCATCGCG ggtgGATGTGCCACGGTCCTGTGTCAGCCCCTCGACGTCCTGAAGACCCGCCTGATGAACTCCAAGGGCGAGTACAAG
- the SLC25A10 gene encoding mitochondrial dicarboxylate carrier isoform X2, which translates to MAAEARVSRWYFGGLASCGAACCTHPLDLLKVHLQTQQEVKLRMTGMALQVVRSDGVLALYNGLSASLCRQMTYSLTRFAIYESVRDHVTTGSQGPLPFYKKVLLGSISGCIGGFVGTPADMVNVRMQNDVKLEPSQRRNYAHALDGLYRVAREEGLKKLFSGASMAASRGMFVTVGQLSCYDQAKQLVLSTGYLADNIFTHFVASFIAGGCATVLCQPLDVLKTRLMNSKGEYKVPCPTWGLISRP; encoded by the exons ATGGCGGCCGAGGCGCGCGTGTCGCGCTGGTACTTCGGGGGGCTGGCCTCGTGCGGGGCCGCCTGCTGCACGCACCCGCTGGACCTGCTCAAG GTACATCTGCAGACGCAGCAGGAGGTGAAGCTGCGCATGACCGGCATGGCGCTGCAGGTGGTGCGCTCCGACGGCGTCCTGGCGCTCTACAACGGCCTCAGCGCCTCCCTGTGCAGACAG ATGACTTACTCCCTGACTCGGTTTGCCATCTATGAGTCCGTGCGGGACCATGTGACCACGGGCAGCCAGGGACCCCTGCCTTTCTACAAGAAGGTGTTGCTGGGTTCCATCAGCG GTTGTATCGGAGGCTTCGTGGGGACCCCTGCAGATATGGTCAACGTCAG GATGCAGAACGACGTGAAGCTGGAGCCCAGTCAGCGCCGAAA CTACGCCCATGCCTTGGATGGCTTGTACCGCGTGGCCCGAGAAG AGGGTCTGAAGAAGCTGTTCTCTGGCGCGAGCATGGCGGCCAGTCGCGGGATGTTCGTCACCGTGGGCCAG CTGTCCTGCTACGATCAGGCCAAGCAGCTGGTCCTCAGCACCGGGTACCTGGCCGACAACATCTTCACTCACTTTGTCGCCAGCTTCATCGCG ggtgGATGTGCCACGGTCCTGTGTCAGCCCCTCGACGTCCTGAAGACCCGCCTGATGAACTCCAAGGGCGAGTACAAG